A single Triticum dicoccoides isolate Atlit2015 ecotype Zavitan chromosome 2A, WEW_v2.0, whole genome shotgun sequence DNA region contains:
- the LOC119358087 gene encoding BTB/POZ and MATH domain-containing protein 2-like, whose product MGSTNTPATRHAADTVGVQQGSHVFEISGYSLHRSLLHGGCATSDAFSVGGYNWQIRVYPWGVFDLDYYRDYVGVFLDLCSDHRVTASFRFSLVDVTGSSPPHTMTKTREFGSGGRSCSGDWVFKKRSELEASPYLRNDRFTIECVVTIVEDEKSFVEEAPPSDITDHLGKLLQGKEGTDVIFEVQGEAFPAHKLVLAMRSPVFKAELYGAMREKDMSRIAINDMQPVVFEALLHFIYTDSLPAMDDLGRDDYRDIVSHLLVAADRYAMERLKIICENILCKNIDAKTVVTTLALADWHHCGRLNDACIRFIATLDTRGMDDMMASQGYVTLKTTCPLALVELLEKTSRLAKSKSSIHIGSLLVHAY is encoded by the coding sequence ATGGGAAGCACAAACACCCCGGCCACGCGCCACGCCGCGGACACGGTGGGGGTGCAGCAAGGCTCTCACGTGTTCGAAATCTCAGGGTACAGCCTGCACCGGTCGCTACTACACGGCGGCTGCGCAACGTCGGACGCGTTCTCCGTCGGAGGCTACAACTGGCAAATTCGGGTCTACCCCTGGGGTGTCTTCGACCTCGATTATTATAGAGACTACGTGGGGGTGTTCCTCGATTTATGCAGCGACCACAGGGTGACGGCGTCCTTCAGGTTCAGTCTGGTAGACGTCACCGGATCTTCGCCGCCGCACACGATGACAAAGACGCGCGAATTCGGTTCCGGCGGTCGCAGCTGCTCCGGCGATTGGGTGTTCAAGAAAAGGAGCGAGCTGGAGGCGTCGCCTTACCTCCGCAACGATCGCTTCACCATTGAGTGCGTCGTCACAATTGTCGAGGATGAGAAATCGTTTGTCGAGGAGGCCCCGCCGTCGGACATCACGGATCATCTTGGGAAGCTGCTGCAGGGGAAAGAGGGGACGGACGTGATTTTCGAGGTCCAAGGAGAGGCCTTTCCCGCCCACAAGCTGGTGCTCGCGATGCGATCGCCGGTGTTCAAAGCAGAGCTGTATGGCGCGATGAGAGAGAAGGACATGAGTCGTATTGCCATCAATGACATGCAGCCCGTTGTGTTTGAGGCCCTGCTTCATTTTATATACACCGATTCACTGCCTGCCATGGATGATCTTGGACGTGATGACTATAGAGATATTGTCAGCCATTTGCTTGTCGCCGCGGATCGGTATGCCATGGAGAGGCTGAAGATTATATGTGAAAACATCCTTTGTAAGAACATCGATGCGAAGACGGTGGTGACTACGCTGGCTTTGGCTGATTGGCATCACTGCGGCAGGTTGAATGATGCATGCATTCGGTTTATTGCCACTTTGGATACACGGGGAATGGATGACATGATGGCAAGCCAAGGGTATGTTACGCTCAAAACCACATGTCCATTGGCCTTAGTTGAACTGTTGGAGAAGACAAGTAGGCTCGCCAAATCGAAGTCATCTATTCATATTGGTAGTTTATTAGTGCATGCATACTAA